The following proteins are encoded in a genomic region of Xanthomonas cassavae CFBP 4642:
- the sctR gene encoding type III secretion system export apparatus subunit SctR, with protein MQMPDVGSLLLIVIMLGLLPFAAMVVTSYTKIVVVLGLLRNAIGVQQVPPNMVLNGVALLVSCFVMAPVGMEAFKAAQTYTPGADNNRVVVLLDACREPFRQFLLKHTHEREKAFFIRSAQQIWPKDKADTLKPDDLLVLAPAFTLSELTEAFRIGFLLYLVFIVIDLVVANALMAMGLSQVTPTNVAIPFKLLLFVALDGWSMLIHGLVLSYR; from the coding sequence ATGCAGATGCCTGATGTCGGCTCGCTGCTGCTGATCGTCATCATGCTGGGCCTGCTGCCCTTCGCAGCGATGGTGGTCACCTCCTACACCAAGATCGTGGTGGTGCTCGGCTTGCTGCGCAATGCCATCGGTGTGCAGCAGGTGCCGCCCAACATGGTCCTCAACGGCGTCGCCTTGCTGGTGTCGTGCTTCGTGATGGCGCCGGTGGGAATGGAGGCGTTCAAGGCAGCGCAGACCTACACTCCCGGCGCAGACAACAACCGCGTCGTGGTGCTGCTGGACGCCTGCCGCGAACCGTTTCGGCAGTTCCTGCTCAAGCACACACACGAGCGCGAGAAAGCCTTCTTCATTCGTTCGGCGCAGCAGATCTGGCCCAAGGACAAGGCCGACACGCTCAAGCCGGACGATCTTCTCGTATTGGCACCGGCATTCACACTCAGCGAGCTGACCGAGGCATTCCGCATCGGATTCCTGCTGTATCTGGTCTTCATCGTGATCGATCTGGTAGTGGCCAATGCGTTGATGGCAATGGGTCTTTCGCAGGTGACGCCGACCAACGTGGCCATTCCGTTCAAGCTGCTGTTGTTTGTGGCGCTGGATGGCTGGTCCATGCTGATCCACGGCCTGGTCTTGAGCTATCGGTGA
- the sctS gene encoding type III secretion system export apparatus subunit SctS encodes MDHDDLVRFTSEALLLCLKVSLPVVGVAALAGLLIAFIQAVMSLQDASISFALKLVVVVAAIAITAPWGAAAIMQFGQTLMQAAFP; translated from the coding sequence ATGGACCATGACGATCTGGTGCGATTCACCTCCGAAGCCTTGTTGCTGTGTCTCAAGGTATCGTTGCCGGTGGTCGGCGTCGCCGCGCTGGCTGGCTTGCTGATCGCCTTCATCCAGGCAGTGATGTCGCTGCAGGATGCCTCGATTTCGTTCGCGCTCAAGCTGGTGGTGGTGGTGGCGGCCATTGCGATCACCGCGCCGTGGGGCGCCGCAGCGATCATGCAGTTCGGCCAGACGCTGATGCAGGCGGCCTTTCCATGA